A portion of the Aquicoccus sp. G2-2 genome contains these proteins:
- a CDS encoding class I SAM-dependent DNA methyltransferase — protein MTIEKTLFAAADKMRGSMDPGEYKHVALGLLFLRYIGVAFQRKYDELLPEGETVAEDVDEYLAEGIFWVPEAARWSMLAANAKDKGIGVKVDNAMRAIEADNEQLKGALPKVFGREALDPAIVTGLIDLFSNIEFDGTPKDFDLIGRIYEYFISEFASSEGKRGGDFHTPKPVVELIVQMIEPVKGRLYEPCHGSGSFMVQSEHFLAAHKYRRADLAIYGQERNHTTYGLARMNLAIRGIMARLEWNAEGTLLRDAFPDEKFDFVMANPPFNISDWSGDILAEDRRWTFGMPPVGNANFAWMQHIYDKLGSTGVAGVVMANGSMSSMSSGEGDIRRAMVEGEAVDAMIALPGQLFYGTQIPACIWILAKDKSNGVAKDAKLRDRRGEVLFIDARKMGALVPGSRKQKELSRDEIARIATAYHAWRGEPDAGAYVDEPGFCKAASMEEIAKHNYVLTPGRYVGAGAAEEDDEPFDEKFDRLTAELRAQFAEGRRLEKEIETRLEELT, from the coding sequence CAGAGGGCGAAACGGTCGCCGAGGACGTCGACGAATACCTCGCCGAGGGCATCTTCTGGGTGCCCGAAGCTGCCCGCTGGAGCATGCTGGCCGCCAACGCCAAGGACAAGGGCATCGGCGTGAAGGTTGACAACGCTATGCGCGCCATCGAGGCCGACAACGAGCAGCTGAAGGGCGCGCTGCCCAAGGTCTTCGGCCGCGAAGCTCTCGATCCGGCCATTGTCACCGGCCTGATTGACCTTTTCTCCAACATCGAGTTCGATGGCACGCCCAAGGATTTCGACCTGATCGGCCGTATCTACGAATACTTCATCTCGGAGTTTGCCTCGAGCGAGGGCAAGCGGGGCGGCGATTTCCACACACCAAAACCGGTTGTCGAGTTGATCGTCCAGATGATCGAACCGGTGAAAGGTCGCTTGTATGAGCCTTGCCATGGCTCAGGCTCCTTCATGGTCCAATCAGAGCACTTTCTGGCTGCGCACAAATACCGCCGCGCCGACCTCGCCATCTACGGGCAGGAGCGCAACCATACCACCTACGGCCTTGCGCGGATGAACCTCGCCATCCGAGGAATCATGGCAAGACTCGAATGGAACGCCGAAGGCACCCTTCTGCGTGATGCCTTCCCGGACGAGAAATTCGATTTCGTCATGGCCAACCCGCCCTTCAACATCTCCGACTGGTCCGGCGATATCCTGGCCGAGGATCGGCGCTGGACATTCGGCATGCCCCCGGTCGGGAACGCCAACTTCGCCTGGATGCAGCACATCTACGACAAGCTGGGCAGCACCGGGGTGGCCGGCGTGGTCATGGCCAACGGCTCCATGTCGTCCATGTCTTCAGGCGAGGGCGACATCCGCCGCGCCATGGTCGAGGGGGAGGCGGTGGATGCCATGATCGCGTTGCCGGGGCAGCTCTTTTACGGCACCCAGATCCCGGCCTGCATCTGGATCTTGGCCAAGGACAAGTCGAACGGAGTGGCCAAGGACGCCAAGCTGCGCGACCGGCGCGGCGAGGTGCTGTTTATCGACGCCCGCAAGATGGGTGCGTTGGTTCCGGGGTCGCGCAAGCAGAAGGAGTTGTCGCGCGACGAGATTGCGCGCATCGCCACCGCATACCACGCCTGGCGTGGAGAGCCGGACGCCGGTGCCTATGTCGACGAGCCGGGCTTCTGCAAGGCGGCCTCCATGGAGGAGATCGCCAAGCACAACTACGTTCTGACGCCGGGCCGCTATGTCGGCGCCGGCGCGGCAGAGGAAGATGATGAGCCATTCGATGAGAAGTTCGACCGGCTGACGGCGGAGCTCCGGGCGCAGTTTGCCGAGGGGCGGAGGCTGGAGAAGGAGATCGAGACCCGGCTGGAGGAACTGACGTGA
- a CDS encoding restriction endonuclease subunit S, whose amino-acid sequence MSWSTHATSDLISDAVLEIGDGYRAKNAEMSTDGVPFVRAGDVNGRVNTVGTDLLSTASVARVGRKRSMAGDVVMTTKGTIGRLAFVKVGDPEFIYSPQLCYWRSLDRNKIEPRWLFYAMRSQEMANQISWSAGQTDMAPYVSLTDQRTAFKITLPPIYEQRNIAAMLGALDDKIELNRRMSATLEEMARALYRSWFVDFDPVHARALGQPPAHMDPTTAALFPDSFAPDGLPKGWEAGTLSHLIEFNPKERLPKGTAAPYLEMKALPTSGMSADAPYLREFTSGTKFRERDTLLARITPCLENGKTAVVDDLLGSEVGWGSTEFIVMRAKPGVSAALPYCIARDPDFRAEAIQTMTGSSGRQRADARRISELDMAIAPAPVHTAFSDLVCPMLDRVIAAGQEARNLAALRGALLPRLMSGELRIREAEKQVEEVV is encoded by the coding sequence GTGAGTTGGTCGACGCATGCGACGTCCGATCTCATCTCCGATGCTGTGCTGGAGATCGGCGACGGCTATCGCGCTAAAAACGCCGAGATGTCAACGGACGGCGTGCCCTTCGTAAGAGCCGGCGACGTCAATGGGCGCGTCAATACGGTAGGAACGGACCTGCTTTCGACGGCCAGCGTTGCGAGAGTTGGGCGAAAGCGCTCGATGGCCGGCGACGTAGTCATGACGACGAAGGGCACAATCGGGCGCTTGGCTTTCGTGAAGGTCGGGGACCCAGAGTTCATTTACTCTCCACAGTTATGTTATTGGCGAAGCCTCGATCGAAACAAGATCGAGCCACGCTGGCTCTTCTACGCTATGCGATCCCAAGAGATGGCTAACCAGATCTCATGGTCGGCAGGTCAAACCGATATGGCTCCGTATGTATCGCTTACAGACCAGAGAACTGCCTTCAAGATTACTCTCCCGCCGATCTACGAGCAGCGGAATATCGCTGCCATGCTCGGCGCACTCGACGACAAGATCGAACTGAACCGCCGGATGAGCGCGACGCTGGAGGAGATGGCGCGGGCGCTCTATCGGTCCTGGTTCGTGGATTTCGACCCCGTCCACGCCCGCGCCCTCGGCCAGCCCCCCGCCCACATGGACCCCACCACCGCCGCCCTCTTTCCCGACAGCTTCGCCCCCGACGGTCTGCCGAAGGGGTGGGAGGCTGGAACGCTCAGTCATCTCATCGAATTCAATCCCAAAGAGCGCCTGCCGAAGGGGACCGCTGCGCCATACCTGGAAATGAAGGCGCTGCCGACATCGGGAATGTCGGCAGACGCGCCATACCTTCGTGAATTTACCTCGGGAACCAAGTTCAGAGAGCGGGATACTCTTCTGGCGCGGATCACGCCTTGCCTCGAGAACGGGAAAACCGCCGTGGTCGACGATCTACTCGGGTCGGAGGTTGGTTGGGGGTCTACCGAGTTCATCGTGATGCGCGCGAAGCCCGGAGTTTCGGCCGCGCTTCCCTATTGCATCGCGAGAGACCCCGACTTCAGGGCGGAGGCGATTCAGACCATGACAGGATCGTCGGGACGCCAACGGGCTGATGCGAGGAGGATTTCCGAGCTCGACATGGCGATTGCACCTGCGCCGGTGCACACCGCATTTTCCGATCTTGTTTGTCCGATGCTTGATCGAGTGATCGCGGCCGGTCAGGAGGCGCGCAACCTCGCCGCCCTTCGCGGCGCGCTACTCCCCCGCCTCATGTCTGGCGAACTCCGCATCCGCGAGGCTGAGAAACAGGTTGAGGAGGTCGTATGA
- a CDS encoding DUF4268 domain-containing protein: MFQIDRSANRLRKLERTSFSEVGFREREHLQEWLASMPDALCEAMSEGEEGLLIIQKEFDGFDGTRERLDLLALDKSGQLVIIENKLDDSGRDVVWQALKYAAYCSSLKKVEIVGIFQQYLDRQGGGDAAGLICEFLGEDTLDEVVLNDGTNQRVIFIAANFRREVTAAVLWLREHQIDARCIKVLPYKFDDEIFVDLQQVIPTPEAADYMIRMAEKDSEEKSAKGAQRWSHQMRLEFWEQVLEALRGADLERWQNITPSRDHWLNSSVGVSGCGMTLIFLRHEIRIELQLSRTDRNENKWLFDQLAEDRARYEQAVGEELEWRRIDDKKVSMVVCKTPVQGYSKENWPEMIAWLVDRYRKMDEAFSEPVRALAARMKPGGGA; encoded by the coding sequence ATGTTCCAGATCGACCGTTCCGCCAACCGCTTGCGCAAGCTCGAGCGCACCAGTTTCTCCGAGGTCGGGTTCCGGGAGCGGGAGCATCTCCAGGAATGGCTGGCCAGCATGCCGGATGCGCTTTGCGAGGCGATGAGCGAGGGCGAGGAGGGGCTGCTGATCATCCAGAAGGAGTTCGACGGGTTCGACGGCACAAGGGAGCGGCTCGACCTGTTGGCCCTCGACAAGAGCGGCCAGCTTGTCATCATCGAGAACAAGCTGGACGATTCCGGCCGCGATGTCGTCTGGCAGGCCCTGAAATACGCCGCCTATTGCTCGAGCCTGAAGAAAGTCGAGATCGTGGGCATCTTCCAGCAGTATCTGGACCGCCAGGGCGGCGGCGATGCGGCCGGGCTGATCTGCGAGTTCCTGGGGGAGGACACGCTCGACGAGGTGGTGCTGAACGACGGCACCAACCAGCGCGTGATCTTCATTGCCGCGAATTTCCGGCGGGAGGTGACGGCGGCGGTGCTCTGGCTGCGTGAGCACCAGATCGACGCCCGCTGCATCAAGGTCCTGCCATACAAGTTCGACGACGAGATCTTTGTCGATCTCCAGCAGGTGATCCCGACCCCCGAGGCGGCCGATTACATGATCCGAATGGCCGAGAAGGACAGCGAGGAGAAATCCGCAAAAGGCGCCCAGAGATGGAGCCATCAGATGCGGCTCGAGTTCTGGGAGCAGGTCCTGGAGGCGCTGCGCGGAGCCGATCTCGAGCGATGGCAGAACATCACCCCGTCGCGCGATCACTGGTTGAACTCCAGCGTCGGGGTTTCTGGGTGCGGGATGACCCTCATCTTCCTTCGTCATGAAATTCGGATCGAATTGCAGCTTAGTCGAACTGATCGTAACGAAAACAAATGGCTGTTTGACCAACTCGCCGAGGATAGGGCGCGGTATGAGCAGGCCGTCGGTGAAGAACTGGAGTGGCGGCGGATCGACGATAAAAAGGTCAGTATGGTCGTCTGCAAGACGCCGGTCCAAGGCTATAGCAAGGAGAACTGGCCGGAAATGATTGCCTGGCTGGTCGACCGCTACCGCAAGATGGACGAGGCCTTCTCCGAGCCTGTCCGAGCTTTGGCAGCGCGCATGAAGCCCGGTGGAGGTGCGTGA